A stretch of the Gemmatimonadaceae bacterium genome encodes the following:
- the msrB gene encoding peptide-methionine (R)-S-oxide reductase MsrB, which translates to MPDSKPENPALRAQLTPLQYEVTQCSATEPAFRNEFWNHHEAGIYVDVVSGEPLFASTDKFDSGTGWPSFTRPIEPAQVSEHEDRSHGMRRVEVRSAQGDSHLGHLFPDGPGPSGMRYCINSAALRFIPVDRLEAEGYGKYRSLFA; encoded by the coding sequence ATGCCCGATTCGAAGCCCGAGAACCCGGCGCTGCGCGCCCAGCTGACGCCGCTGCAGTACGAAGTGACGCAGTGCAGTGCCACCGAGCCCGCCTTCCGCAACGAGTTCTGGAACCATCACGAAGCCGGCATCTACGTGGATGTCGTCTCGGGGGAGCCGCTCTTTGCGTCCACGGACAAGTTCGATTCGGGGACGGGATGGCCGTCCTTCACGCGCCCCATCGAGCCCGCGCAGGTCAGTGAGCACGAAGACCGCAGCCACGGCATGCGCCGCGTGGAAGTGCGCTCGGCCCAAGGGGACTCGCATCTCGGGCATCTCTTCCCCGATGGTCCCGGCCCTTCGGGCATGCGGTACTGCATCAACTCCGCGGCCCTGCGCTTCATTCCCGTGGATCGGCTCGAGGCAGAGGGATACGGGAAGTACCGATCGCTCTTCGCGTGA